In Rhodothermus marinus DSM 4252, a single genomic region encodes these proteins:
- the fusA gene encoding elongation factor G: MKVYEATHIRNVALVGHQGSGKTMLTEAMLYTAGVISRMGSIEEGNTVSDYHPSEKERGMSVFTSLLHVPWQDHKINVLDTPGYPDFVGEVLAALRVADLAIYVMNAVEGVQVGTELAWEYGLKQEIPSMFVVNHLDRAESDFRTLVAQIKERFGRGATVVQIPAGTGTRTIIDVLHMKQLTYPKGSLTPEENEIDPAFREEAEELHTALIEDIAENDEGLMELYFEKGTLTEDEMRKGLRAAMIRRQLFPIFVVSATEVIGISRLLSFLVNVAPSPADMPPAKLVDGGTLAPDPSGPPVAFIFRTMAEQHVGDFSYFRVYSGTLEQGMDLENAQTGTMERLGPLYAMNGREREAVPRMVAGDLGATVKLRDTHTNNTLRPKGTSYVLPPIEFPEPRYAVAVRPLREGDEDKMMQGLHQLVEEDPSLKIIQDPLLRQIVLAGQGEMHLEIARFRLKNRFGVEVEFVKPKVAYRETIQTSARTSYRHKKQTGGAGQFADISIHIEPLTEPFQPPSDITVRGEVTVETNWGARVHFVDAIVGGVIDMKRFFGAIQKGVLEAMQNGPIAGYPVGDVRVIIYHGGMHPVDSNEAAFKTAARMAFREAFKKAQPVLLEPIDEVEVIVPDAFTGDVMGDLNTRRARIQGIETEGVFQKIKAYVPEAELYRYATTLRSLTQGRGIHRARFSHYEPMPRHVQDKVVAEAEAMQEA, translated from the coding sequence ATGAAGGTCTACGAAGCCACGCACATTCGTAACGTTGCGCTGGTCGGACACCAGGGGAGTGGCAAGACGATGCTGACCGAAGCCATGCTCTACACGGCCGGCGTCATCTCGCGCATGGGCTCCATCGAAGAGGGCAACACGGTCAGCGACTACCACCCCAGCGAGAAGGAGCGCGGCATGTCGGTCTTCACGTCGCTGCTGCATGTGCCCTGGCAGGACCATAAAATCAACGTGCTCGACACGCCGGGCTACCCGGACTTCGTCGGAGAAGTACTGGCCGCGCTCCGGGTGGCAGATCTGGCCATCTACGTGATGAACGCCGTCGAAGGCGTCCAGGTGGGCACGGAGCTGGCCTGGGAGTACGGTCTCAAGCAGGAGATTCCGTCGATGTTCGTGGTCAACCACCTGGACCGGGCCGAATCCGACTTCCGTACGCTGGTGGCGCAGATCAAGGAACGGTTCGGGCGCGGGGCCACGGTGGTGCAGATTCCGGCCGGAACGGGCACGCGCACGATCATCGACGTGCTGCACATGAAGCAGCTCACCTACCCGAAAGGCAGCCTCACGCCGGAGGAAAACGAGATCGATCCGGCCTTCCGCGAGGAGGCGGAAGAGCTCCATACGGCGCTTATCGAGGACATTGCGGAAAACGATGAGGGCCTGATGGAGCTCTACTTCGAGAAGGGCACGCTCACCGAAGACGAAATGCGCAAGGGGCTCCGGGCGGCGATGATCCGCCGACAGCTCTTCCCGATCTTCGTGGTGAGCGCCACCGAGGTGATCGGCATCTCGCGGCTGCTGAGCTTTCTGGTCAACGTGGCACCCTCGCCCGCCGACATGCCACCCGCGAAGCTGGTGGACGGCGGCACGCTGGCCCCCGATCCGTCGGGACCGCCGGTGGCCTTCATTTTCCGCACGATGGCCGAGCAACATGTGGGCGATTTCTCCTACTTCCGCGTCTACTCGGGCACGCTGGAGCAGGGGATGGATCTGGAAAACGCCCAGACCGGCACCATGGAACGGCTGGGCCCACTCTACGCCATGAACGGCCGTGAGCGGGAGGCCGTCCCGCGCATGGTGGCCGGCGATCTGGGCGCCACGGTCAAGCTGCGCGATACGCACACGAACAACACGCTCCGGCCCAAAGGGACGTCCTACGTGCTGCCGCCCATCGAATTCCCTGAGCCGCGCTACGCGGTGGCCGTGCGCCCGCTCCGCGAGGGCGACGAAGACAAGATGATGCAGGGGCTGCACCAGCTCGTCGAGGAGGATCCCTCGCTGAAGATCATTCAGGATCCGCTGTTGCGCCAGATTGTGCTGGCCGGACAGGGCGAGATGCACCTGGAGATCGCCCGCTTCCGGCTCAAGAACCGCTTCGGCGTGGAGGTAGAGTTCGTCAAGCCGAAGGTAGCCTACCGGGAGACGATCCAGACGAGCGCCCGCACCTCCTACCGCCACAAGAAGCAGACGGGCGGTGCCGGACAGTTCGCCGACATTTCCATCCACATCGAGCCGTTGACCGAACCGTTCCAGCCGCCCTCGGACATCACCGTGCGCGGCGAGGTGACCGTCGAGACGAACTGGGGCGCGCGCGTGCACTTCGTCGATGCGATCGTGGGAGGCGTCATCGACATGAAGCGGTTCTTCGGCGCCATCCAGAAAGGCGTGCTGGAGGCCATGCAGAACGGTCCGATTGCGGGCTATCCGGTGGGCGACGTGCGCGTGATCATCTACCACGGCGGTATGCACCCGGTCGACTCCAACGAAGCGGCATTCAAGACGGCCGCCCGCATGGCCTTCCGCGAAGCGTTCAAGAAAGCGCAACCCGTGCTGCTGGAGCCCATCGACGAGGTGGAGGTGATCGTGCCCGATGCCTTCACCGGCGACGTCATGGGCGATCTGAACACGCGCCGCGCCCGCATTCAGGGCATCGAGACGGAAGGCGTCTTCCAGAAGATCAAGGCCTACGTGCCCGAGGCCGAGCTGTACCGCTACGCCACGACGCTGCGCTCGCTCACACAGGGGCGCGGCATCCATCGGGCCCGCTTCAGCCACTACGAGCCCATGCCGCGCCACGTGCAGGACAAGGTGGTGGCCGAAGCCGAGGCCATGCAGGAAGCCTGA
- the tsaB gene encoding tRNA (adenosine(37)-N6)-threonylcarbamoyltransferase complex dimerization subunit type 1 TsaB yields the protein MKPLLLALETATDVCGVALFAGEALCFEAILQRGRVHAEQLAPLIADALERCALQAADLDAVVVSMGPGSYTGLRVGVSTAKGLAEATGARLIGVPTLEALAASVTPYAAAGDVVVPLLNSRRTEVYTAAYRITSDATLELLAEPAALEAASVPDWLPRPDGDGQLWLVGEGTARVAAHLTEPPASLRLLDPLQHNLRAFWVGRLGLERYRSGRFEDVASFEPFYLKDFVAKPHRRAPAASLSS from the coding sequence ATGAAACCCCTACTGCTTGCTCTGGAAACGGCCACGGACGTGTGCGGGGTGGCCCTGTTTGCGGGAGAAGCGCTCTGCTTCGAGGCCATCCTGCAGCGCGGACGTGTCCATGCCGAGCAGCTCGCTCCGTTGATTGCCGATGCGCTGGAGCGGTGCGCACTGCAGGCCGCCGATCTGGACGCCGTGGTCGTCTCCATGGGGCCGGGTTCCTACACGGGACTCCGCGTGGGTGTCAGCACGGCCAAAGGACTGGCCGAAGCGACCGGCGCCCGGCTGATCGGAGTGCCCACGCTGGAGGCGCTGGCTGCCTCGGTCACGCCCTACGCTGCGGCCGGCGACGTCGTCGTCCCGCTGCTGAACTCGCGCCGTACCGAGGTGTACACGGCCGCCTACCGGATCACGTCTGATGCCACGCTGGAGTTGCTGGCCGAACCCGCTGCGCTGGAAGCGGCCTCGGTGCCCGACTGGCTGCCACGGCCGGACGGCGACGGCCAGCTCTGGCTGGTGGGCGAAGGCACGGCACGCGTGGCGGCGCACCTGACCGAGCCGCCCGCTTCGCTCCGGCTGCTCGATCCCCTGCAGCACAACCTGCGGGCCTTCTGGGTGGGGCGGCTCGGACTGGAACGCTACCGGTCCGGACGCTTCGAGGATGTGGCGAGCTTCGAGCCCTTCTACCTGAAGGATTTTGTGGCAAAGCCGCACCGCCGCGCGCCGGCTGCTTCCCTTTCCTCCTGA
- the accD gene encoding acetyl-CoA carboxylase, carboxyltransferase subunit beta — MAWFKRKTQGILTSRDEQIDVPEGQWEKCPKCSHILHRRELAEHARVCPKCGHHFPMTSLDYFRLIFDEGRFTLHDQHLTSADPLEFVDRKPYTVRLEEARRQTGLNEAAQRATGTVGGHRISAAALDFRFIGGSMGSVVGEIVARAIKTAYTERIPLLIISQSGGARMMEGILSLMQMAKTAALLTRLDEARLPYISLMTNPTTGGVTASFAMLGDINLAEPGALIGFAGPRVIRQAVGQDLPPGFQSAEFLREHGFLDDIVDRRQLRRYLIHLLDLLLESGAPLPETPSSS; from the coding sequence ATGGCCTGGTTCAAGCGCAAGACGCAGGGCATTCTGACCTCCCGCGACGAGCAGATCGACGTGCCGGAAGGCCAGTGGGAGAAGTGTCCCAAATGCTCCCACATCCTGCACCGGCGCGAGCTGGCCGAGCATGCCCGCGTGTGCCCGAAGTGCGGGCATCATTTTCCCATGACGAGCCTGGACTACTTCCGGCTCATCTTCGACGAAGGTCGCTTCACGCTGCATGACCAGCACCTGACCTCAGCCGACCCGCTGGAGTTCGTCGATCGCAAGCCGTACACGGTGCGTCTCGAAGAAGCCCGGCGCCAGACCGGCCTCAACGAGGCGGCACAACGGGCTACCGGCACGGTGGGCGGCCACCGCATCTCGGCGGCCGCGCTGGACTTCCGCTTCATCGGGGGCTCGATGGGGTCGGTGGTGGGTGAGATCGTCGCCCGTGCCATTAAAACGGCCTATACCGAGCGGATCCCGCTGCTGATCATCTCCCAGAGCGGCGGTGCCCGCATGATGGAAGGCATCCTCAGCCTGATGCAGATGGCCAAAACGGCCGCGCTGCTCACCCGGCTCGATGAAGCACGGCTTCCTTATATCTCTCTGATGACAAACCCCACCACGGGCGGCGTGACGGCTTCGTTCGCCATGCTGGGCGACATCAACCTGGCCGAGCCCGGTGCCCTGATCGGCTTTGCCGGCCCGCGCGTCATCCGTCAGGCGGTGGGGCAGGACCTGCCGCCCGGCTTCCAGAGCGCCGAGTTTCTGCGGGAGCACGGCTTTCTGGACGACATCGTGGATCGTCGCCAGCTCCGGCGCTACCTGATTCACCTGCTGGATCTGCTGCTGGAGTCCGGTGCCCCCTTGCCCGAAACCCCGTCGTCGTCGTAG